Genomic segment of Peribacillus frigoritolerans:
GTTGAAAGAAATCCTTTAATCGTTCTGAAGCTTTTGTTTCTTATTGAATGGACGATTACACAAATATTCACGAAAGTAAAAGCAATTAATGCTCCAAAGTTTATGAGGGAAGTGGCGGTAACCAAATCAAGGAATAAGGCAACCAATGATATGGACCCAACAAATATGACATTAAAAAATGGCGTGTTGTATTTTGGGTGGACAAACCCAAATAGTTTTTTCGGGATCATTTGGTCACGTCCCATGACATATAGCAACCTAGAAACACTAGCATGGGATGCAAGCCCGGAGGCAAGTGTACCACATAAAGTTCCTGCAAGAAAGAAGGCTTGAAATAACTTCCCGCCAACAAAAAGGGCAATTTCCGGAGAAGCTGCTTCTGGATCGCTAAAACGGGAAACATCCGGGAAAAATAACTGTGTAAAGAATGATGCCGTCACAAATAAAACCCCTCCGATAAGGGCGGTCAAAAAGATGGCCCGGGGAACCGTTTTAGCTGGATTCGGTGTTTCTTCCGATAAAGTAGTGACAGCGTCAAACCCCAAGAAAGAAAAACAAAGGATTGTAGCACCAGTTATGAGCGTCGACATTTCCATATGATGCCCGAAGAATGGCTGAACCGATAAGACCTCTCCAGTCCCTGCTCCACCCATGACCCCTTTAACGACAAGCGCCACAAATATAACAATCACCAACATTTGAAAAAAAACAAGGAAGCTATTAAAGTTGGCGGCAAAATTAACATTGAATAAGTTAATGCCTGTCATTAAAAGGACAAATGCCACCACCCATATCCACGGGTACACCTCCGGAAAAAGAGCTGTTAAGTATATTTTTGTTAATATGCCATTCACCATCGGTAAAAATAAATAATCAAGTAACGAAGACCACCCGACAAGGAAGCCTAAATGTGGATTGATCGTTTTTTGTGTGTAAGTATAGGATGAACCTGCCTGCGGATAAATTTTTACCATTTTCCCATAACTGGCGGCAGTAAACAACATCGCTAAAAGAGCAATGACATAAGCGGTTGGCACATGTCCCCCCGTTTTTTCGGAAACTATCCCAAAT
This window contains:
- a CDS encoding APC family permease, which translates into the protein MQTGNLKRSLNLWHIVLLGVGYMTPMVVFDTFGIVSEKTGGHVPTAYVIALLAMLFTAASYGKMVKIYPQAGSSYTYTQKTINPHLGFLVGWSSLLDYLFLPMVNGILTKIYLTALFPEVYPWIWVVAFVLLMTGINLFNVNFAANFNSFLVFFQMLVIVIFVALVVKGVMGGAGTGEVLSVQPFFGHHMEMSTLITGATILCFSFLGFDAVTTLSEETPNPAKTVPRAIFLTALIGGVLFVTASFFTQLFFPDVSRFSDPEAASPEIALFVGGKLFQAFFLAGTLCGTLASGLASHASVSRLLYVMGRDQMIPKKLFGFVHPKYNTPFFNVIFVGSISLVALFLDLVTATSLINFGALIAFTFVNICVIVHSIRNKSFRTIKGFLSTILSPVLGAASVFILWLNLETSSLILGIVWAVIGIGYLLYRTKWFTESPPLFRFEEAQ